In a genomic window of Halostella litorea:
- the thiL gene encoding thiamine-phosphate kinase: MDERTALSLLGEAVGGAGDDAAVVDGQVLTTDMLHDRTDFPDGTTRYTAGWRSVGASLSDVAAMGADPTAAVAAYAAPAFDRDELRAFVDGATDVCERVGASYVGGDLDEHGEFTVATTALGDADAPVRRRGASPGERVCVTGTFGRSAAALRLFERGDVDRANELFRFEPRAAAGRAVAPHATAMMDSSDGLARSLHQLAEASDCGFAVEAAAVPVDDAVDAVAADAAERRELGLFFGEDFELVFTVPEDALPAVQAASPTPVSVVGRVTDSGVTIDGEPLPDRGFTHGE, from the coding sequence ATGGACGAACGGACGGCGCTCTCGCTGCTCGGCGAGGCCGTCGGCGGGGCCGGGGACGACGCCGCCGTCGTCGACGGACAGGTGCTGACGACGGACATGCTCCACGACCGGACGGACTTCCCCGACGGGACGACGCGCTACACGGCCGGCTGGCGGTCGGTCGGCGCGTCGCTGTCGGACGTGGCGGCGATGGGGGCCGACCCGACCGCCGCGGTCGCCGCCTACGCCGCCCCGGCGTTCGACCGTGACGAACTCCGCGCGTTCGTCGACGGGGCGACCGACGTCTGCGAGCGGGTCGGCGCGTCGTACGTCGGCGGCGACCTGGACGAACACGGGGAGTTCACCGTCGCGACGACGGCGCTGGGCGACGCCGACGCCCCGGTCCGCCGGCGCGGCGCGAGCCCCGGCGAGCGCGTCTGCGTCACCGGCACGTTCGGCCGGAGCGCCGCGGCCCTGCGGCTGTTCGAGCGCGGCGACGTCGACCGGGCCAACGAGCTGTTCCGGTTCGAGCCGCGGGCGGCCGCCGGCCGGGCCGTCGCCCCGCACGCGACAGCGATGATGGACTCCAGCGACGGGCTGGCCCGCTCGCTCCACCAGCTCGCCGAGGCGAGCGACTGCGGGTTCGCCGTCGAGGCGGCGGCCGTCCCAGTGGACGACGCCGTCGACGCGGTGGCGGCCGACGCGGCCGAGCGGCGGGAACTCGGCCTCTTCTTCGGCGAGGACTTCGAACTCGTGTTCACCGTCCCCGAGGACGCGCTCCCGGCCGTTCAGGCGGCGTCGCCGACGCCGGTGTCCGTCGTGGGGCGGGTCACCGACTCCGGCGTCACCATCGACGGCGAGCCGCTCCCGGACCGCGGGTTCACACACGGTGAGTAG
- a CDS encoding PadR family transcriptional regulator, with product MRKSGPPKGLISYVVLELLAEKPRYGYEILKEIEEISGGHWEPSYGSVYPILYKFEEKGWAERIEREDEPDRKYFELTDDGRDELVEKRAESAEKAKEFADVILGFYHVYVGFATDERFEVPNVENAWQFDEEFSAWIVEQMIRHHEHYFDDFDRIEETPEEFDERHGLTEE from the coding sequence ATGCGGAAGAGCGGTCCGCCGAAAGGCCTGATCTCGTACGTCGTGCTCGAACTGCTGGCCGAGAAGCCACGGTACGGGTACGAGATACTGAAGGAGATAGAGGAGATCAGCGGCGGCCACTGGGAGCCGTCGTACGGCTCCGTCTACCCCATCCTCTACAAGTTCGAGGAGAAGGGGTGGGCCGAGCGCATCGAACGCGAGGACGAACCCGACCGGAAGTACTTCGAACTCACCGACGACGGCCGCGACGAACTGGTCGAGAAACGCGCCGAGAGCGCCGAGAAGGCAAAGGAGTTCGCCGACGTGATCCTCGGGTTCTACCACGTGTACGTCGGCTTCGCCACCGACGAGCGGTTCGAGGTGCCGAACGTCGAGAACGCCTGGCAGTTCGACGAGGAGTTCAGCGCGTGGATCGTCGAGCAGATGATCCGCCACCACGAGCACTACTTCGACGACTTCGACCGCATCGAGGAGACGCCGGAGGAGTTCGACGAGCGCCACGGGCTCACCGAGGAGTGA
- the lysS gene encoding lysine--tRNA ligase — protein MSDARDPYTLQDAEGRHAFWADAVADEIEEREPDEPIVVKGGISPSGVPHLGNVNEIMRGYVVAEALRERGHEVRQVFTADDRDPLRKLPRTLADLDGNLVDLGEVDAGALGRNLGKPYTDIPDPFGCCDSYGDHFSSLIAESADLLDVPLDVVSNTEMYESGEFEDATRTVLDRADRAREVLGKYQDKVDGEYVPFNPICADCGKITETVTAVDVEAGTVDYVCTDMEAGDRTIEGCSHEGTATFREGKLPWRFEWPAQWRILGVDFEPFGKDHAEGSWPSGEEIAREVFEFEPPVPMTYEWFTLNGEPFSSSEGNVVLVSDVLELLEPEVLRYFFTKDPTTARDFDVERLDQLVDEFDAVEAAYFGEGDADEDERAFAERAYPIAVDEVREDRIRLPYTFAAVLGMTDDPDLREEIARREGHIPDNASEAAVEDALARVERARNWARRTDNAFNYELKRREMPDVKIDDATAAALDDLADFVEREDDPEAIQGEIYETAKRHDIPVGDFFSVGYRLFFDEDQGPKLGPFLAKLDRTFVLERLRRER, from the coding sequence ATGAGCGACGCGCGCGACCCGTACACGCTGCAGGACGCGGAAGGCCGACACGCGTTCTGGGCCGACGCGGTGGCCGACGAGATAGAAGAGCGGGAGCCCGACGAGCCGATCGTCGTCAAGGGCGGCATCTCGCCCTCGGGCGTGCCCCACTTGGGCAACGTCAACGAGATCATGCGGGGCTACGTCGTCGCCGAGGCGCTCCGCGAGCGCGGCCACGAGGTCCGGCAGGTGTTCACCGCCGACGACCGCGACCCGCTCCGGAAACTTCCCCGGACGCTGGCCGACCTCGACGGGAACCTCGTCGACCTTGGGGAGGTCGACGCCGGCGCGCTCGGCCGCAACCTCGGGAAGCCGTACACCGACATCCCGGACCCGTTCGGCTGCTGTGACTCCTACGGCGACCACTTCTCGTCGCTGATCGCCGAGAGCGCGGACCTGCTCGACGTCCCGCTCGACGTCGTGTCGAACACCGAGATGTACGAGTCCGGCGAGTTCGAGGACGCCACCCGCACCGTCCTCGACCGCGCGGACCGCGCCCGCGAGGTGCTCGGAAAGTACCAGGACAAGGTCGACGGGGAGTACGTCCCGTTCAACCCGATCTGTGCCGACTGCGGGAAGATCACCGAGACGGTGACCGCGGTCGACGTCGAGGCGGGCACCGTCGACTACGTCTGCACCGACATGGAGGCCGGCGACCGGACGATCGAGGGCTGCAGTCACGAGGGCACCGCCACGTTCCGCGAGGGGAAGCTCCCCTGGCGGTTCGAGTGGCCCGCCCAGTGGCGGATCCTCGGCGTCGACTTCGAGCCGTTCGGCAAGGACCACGCGGAGGGCTCCTGGCCCAGCGGCGAGGAGATCGCCCGTGAGGTGTTCGAGTTCGAGCCGCCCGTACCGATGACCTACGAGTGGTTCACCCTGAACGGCGAGCCGTTCTCCTCCTCCGAGGGCAACGTGGTCCTCGTCTCGGACGTGCTGGAGCTGCTCGAACCCGAGGTGCTCCGGTACTTCTTCACCAAGGACCCGACGACCGCCCGCGACTTCGACGTCGAGCGGCTGGACCAGCTGGTCGACGAGTTCGACGCCGTCGAGGCGGCGTACTTCGGCGAGGGCGACGCCGACGAGGACGAGCGCGCGTTCGCCGAGCGCGCCTACCCCATCGCCGTCGATGAGGTCCGCGAGGATCGGATCCGCCTGCCGTACACGTTCGCGGCGGTGCTCGGCATGACCGACGACCCCGACCTGCGTGAGGAGATCGCCCGCCGCGAGGGGCACATCCCGGACAACGCGTCCGAGGCTGCCGTCGAGGACGCGCTGGCCCGCGTCGAGCGCGCCCGCAACTGGGCGCGCCGCACGGACAACGCGTTCAACTACGAACTCAAGCGCCGCGAGATGCCGGACGTCAAGATAGACGACGCGACCGCCGCCGCGCTCGACGACCTCGCGGACTTCGTCGAGCGCGAGGACGACCCCGAGGCGATCCAGGGCGAGATCTACGAGACGGCCAAGCGCCACGACATCCCGGTCGGCGACTTCTTCTCGGTCGGCTACCGGCTGTTCTTCGACGAGGACCAGGGGCCCAAGCTCGGACCGTTCCTGGCGAAACTGGACCGGACGTTCGTGCTGGAGCGGCTCCGCCGCGAGCGGTGA
- a CDS encoding lysylphosphatidylglycerol synthase transmembrane domain-containing protein — MDGGTRAKVAGFVGATAMLAALLWVAGVDDVVAALGQASLPVVGLVVAVALCWLLAWGLALRTVLGGLGIPLSVPRSFLVFSGAMFANNVTPFGQAGGEPVTALLISRATDSEYETSLAAIASVDALNFVPSIGFALMGVAYMATEVTFDARLEYAAASVGALAVALPAVAYVGWRHRYRVERAAVRVVTPVVQLVGRLIPRRSPPTADALERRIDGFFRTIERVGADRRTLLLALAFSALGWFAQMCSLWLSLYALGHPVSFGAVMLAVPLGSVAGVTPLPGGLGGIEAVLAALLVPTTGLPLATVSAAVVVHRAATYLLSTAIGGGVAVASGAADAE, encoded by the coding sequence ATGGACGGCGGAACGCGCGCGAAGGTCGCCGGGTTCGTCGGCGCGACGGCGATGCTTGCCGCCCTGCTCTGGGTCGCCGGGGTCGATGACGTGGTCGCGGCGCTCGGGCAGGCGAGCCTCCCGGTCGTCGGGCTGGTCGTCGCCGTCGCGCTCTGCTGGCTGCTCGCGTGGGGGCTCGCGCTCCGGACGGTGCTCGGGGGCCTCGGCATCCCGCTGTCGGTCCCGCGCTCGTTTCTCGTGTTCTCGGGGGCGATGTTCGCGAACAACGTCACCCCGTTCGGGCAGGCCGGGGGCGAGCCCGTCACCGCGTTGCTCATCTCGCGGGCGACCGACAGCGAGTACGAGACGTCGCTGGCCGCCATCGCGAGCGTCGACGCGCTGAACTTCGTCCCCTCGATCGGCTTCGCCCTCATGGGCGTCGCGTACATGGCGACGGAGGTGACGTTCGACGCGCGGCTGGAGTACGCCGCCGCGTCGGTCGGGGCGCTCGCGGTCGCGCTCCCGGCGGTCGCGTACGTCGGCTGGCGGCACCGCTACCGCGTCGAGCGGGCCGCCGTGCGGGTCGTGACGCCGGTCGTCCAGCTGGTCGGCCGGCTGATACCCCGCCGGTCGCCGCCGACGGCCGACGCGCTCGAACGCCGCATCGACGGGTTCTTCCGGACCATCGAGCGCGTCGGGGCCGACCGCCGGACGCTCCTGCTCGCGCTGGCATTCTCCGCGCTGGGCTGGTTCGCCCAGATGTGTTCGCTGTGGCTCTCGCTGTACGCGCTGGGCCACCCGGTCTCGTTCGGCGCGGTGATGCTCGCGGTCCCGCTGGGGAGCGTCGCCGGGGTGACGCCGCTACCCGGGGGCCTCGGCGGCATCGAGGCCGTGCTGGCGGCGCTGCTCGTGCCGACGACCGGGCTGCCCCTCGCGACCGTCAGCGCCGCCGTCGTCGTCCACCGGGCGGCGACGTACCTGCTCTCGACGGCCATCGGCGGCGGCGTCGCCGTCGCGTCGGGGGCGGCCGACGCGGAGTGA
- a CDS encoding molybdopterin synthase, producing MKVVGVVGPSDTGKTTLVERLVARLSERGPVATVKHLTHEPDVDTEGTDTARHRAAGAAETHGLTDDGIWFATGDARGLAGTLDELAAEHDYAVVEGFSSAALPQVVLGGRDNGGETLAVGETAADVDTDAVISAVEDVEPYESLRSLVAAAKRSPDAKKAGAIATFTGRVRAKEHDDDEPTKALEFEKYEGVVEERLRALRSELEARDGVHEVLMYHRTGVIEYGEDIVFVVVLAGHRAEAFETVEDGIDRLKEDVPIFKKEVTVEDEFWVHQR from the coding sequence ATGAAGGTAGTCGGGGTCGTCGGACCCTCCGACACGGGCAAGACCACGCTGGTCGAGCGGCTGGTGGCCCGGCTGTCGGAGCGCGGACCGGTCGCGACGGTCAAGCATCTGACCCACGAACCGGACGTGGACACCGAGGGGACGGACACCGCGCGCCACCGCGCGGCCGGCGCGGCCGAAACCCACGGGCTCACCGACGATGGCATCTGGTTCGCGACCGGCGACGCCCGGGGGCTCGCCGGGACCCTCGACGAACTGGCCGCGGAGCACGACTACGCGGTCGTCGAGGGGTTCAGCAGCGCCGCCCTGCCCCAGGTGGTACTCGGCGGCCGGGACAACGGCGGGGAAACGCTTGCCGTCGGGGAGACGGCCGCCGACGTGGACACGGACGCCGTCATCTCGGCCGTGGAGGACGTCGAGCCGTACGAGTCGCTCCGTTCGCTCGTCGCCGCGGCGAAGCGGTCGCCCGACGCCAAGAAGGCCGGCGCGATAGCGACGTTCACCGGCCGCGTGCGGGCGAAGGAACACGACGACGACGAACCCACGAAGGCCTTGGAGTTCGAGAAGTACGAGGGCGTCGTAGAGGAGCGCCTGCGGGCGCTGCGGTCGGAGTTGGAGGCCCGCGACGGCGTCCACGAGGTGCTCATGTACCACCGGACCGGCGTGATCGAGTACGGCGAGGACATCGTCTTCGTCGTCGTGCTGGCCGGCCACCGCGCGGAGGCGTTCGAGACGGTCGAGGACGGCATCGATCGCCTCAAGGAGGACGTGCCGATATTCAAGAAGGAAGTGACTGTGGAGGACGAGTTCTGGGTGCACCAGCGGTGA
- a CDS encoding site-2 protease family protein codes for MSTLTWVLAGIVAYWLAVLLARRRGLLPDYVGTQGPIMTLHTKRGRDFLNWAAGPKRFWRAWSNFGVGIALVLMVGSFLFLLFGALTALQQTETTAANQPRNVLVIPGVNDFLPLAVAPEIITGLAVGLIVHEGGHGLLCRVEDIEIDSMGLALLAVIPVGAFVDPDEESQREVDRGGRTRMFAAGVTNNFAVTILAFALLFGPVIGSIGVASGAAVGGSLQGSPAKAAGIDYGDRITAVEGQPIESNGDLSAVLDNESAREVSVEVNGDETRTVNRSVLVTGVVPDGPVDVDRGATILAVNGTEVHTERAFDEAVAEREVVRATVEENGTVRNVTFPVGAYVHVADTGPLPETEASPGDELVVVRMNGERVTSLSDLSDLLDDTAPGDEARIVAYRGGERVTYEFTLGEHPRDDVGFVGITRQATGTTGLTVSDFGIREYPAGQYLGLLGGEGDTPDLLGPVGSFFGKIVVTLFLPLGSLAGFAFPFAGFTSPVTNFYVVEGPLAFLGGGVFGLANVLFWTGWINVQLGFFNCIPAFPLDGGRILRTSTEAIVSRLPFDSTHELTRTVTTTVGMTMFVAFLLLVFGPQLMSG; via the coding sequence ATGAGTACGCTGACGTGGGTGCTCGCCGGCATCGTCGCCTACTGGCTCGCGGTGTTGCTGGCCCGCCGCCGCGGCCTGCTCCCCGACTACGTCGGCACGCAGGGGCCCATCATGACCCTCCACACGAAGCGCGGTCGCGACTTCCTCAACTGGGCGGCCGGTCCCAAGCGGTTCTGGCGCGCCTGGTCGAACTTCGGGGTCGGCATCGCCCTCGTGTTGATGGTCGGCTCGTTCCTGTTCCTGCTGTTCGGCGCGCTGACGGCGCTCCAGCAAACGGAGACGACCGCGGCCAACCAGCCCCGGAACGTGCTGGTCATCCCGGGCGTCAACGACTTCCTGCCACTGGCCGTCGCCCCGGAGATCATCACCGGGCTGGCGGTCGGCCTGATCGTCCACGAGGGCGGGCACGGCCTGCTCTGTCGCGTCGAGGACATCGAGATAGACTCGATGGGACTGGCACTCCTGGCGGTGATCCCGGTCGGCGCGTTCGTCGACCCGGACGAGGAGAGCCAGCGCGAGGTCGACCGCGGCGGCCGGACGCGGATGTTCGCCGCCGGCGTCACCAACAACTTCGCGGTGACGATCCTCGCGTTCGCGCTCCTCTTTGGCCCCGTGATCGGCTCCATCGGCGTCGCCTCCGGCGCGGCCGTGGGCGGGAGCCTTCAGGGGTCGCCGGCGAAGGCGGCCGGCATCGACTACGGCGACCGCATCACGGCCGTCGAGGGCCAGCCGATCGAGTCCAACGGCGACCTCTCGGCGGTCCTCGACAACGAGAGCGCCCGCGAGGTGTCCGTCGAGGTCAACGGCGATGAGACCCGGACGGTCAACCGCTCGGTGCTCGTCACCGGCGTCGTCCCCGACGGGCCGGTCGACGTCGACCGCGGCGCGACGATACTGGCGGTGAACGGCACCGAGGTACACACGGAGCGGGCGTTCGACGAGGCCGTCGCCGAGCGCGAGGTGGTCCGCGCGACCGTCGAGGAGAACGGCACCGTCCGGAACGTCACGTTCCCGGTCGGCGCGTACGTCCACGTCGCGGACACGGGGCCGCTCCCCGAGACCGAGGCCAGCCCCGGCGACGAACTCGTCGTCGTCCGGATGAACGGCGAGCGGGTCACCTCCCTGTCGGACCTGAGCGACCTGCTCGACGACACCGCGCCCGGCGACGAGGCCCGGATCGTCGCCTACCGCGGCGGCGAGCGCGTGACGTACGAGTTCACGCTCGGCGAGCACCCCCGCGACGACGTCGGCTTCGTCGGCATCACGCGCCAGGCCACCGGGACGACCGGCCTCACGGTCAGCGACTTCGGCATCCGGGAGTACCCGGCCGGGCAGTACCTCGGGCTGCTCGGCGGCGAGGGCGACACGCCCGACCTGCTCGGCCCGGTCGGCTCCTTCTTCGGCAAGATCGTCGTCACGCTGTTCCTGCCGCTTGGGTCGCTTGCCGGCTTCGCGTTCCCCTTCGCGGGCTTTACCTCGCCGGTGACGAACTTCTACGTCGTGGAGGGGCCGCTCGCCTTCCTCGGCGGCGGCGTGTTCGGCCTCGCGAACGTGCTGTTCTGGACCGGCTGGATCAACGTCCAACTGGGCTTTTTCAACTGCATCCCGGCGTTCCCGCTCGACGGCGGCCGGATCCTCCGGACCAGCACGGAGGCCATCGTCTCCCGGCTCCCCTTCGACTCGACGCACGAACTCACCCGGACGGTGACGACGACGGTGGGGATGACGATGTTCGTCGCCTTCCTGCTGCTGGTGTTCGGGCCGCAGCTCATGTCGGGGTAG
- the pyrH gene encoding UMP kinase, with the protein MKVVVSIGGSVLAPDLGAERVSEHAAVIESLADDGCSVGAVVGGGGVAREYIGTARDLGANEIQLDQIGIDVTRLNARLLIAALGEDAVPAPAEDYEEAGEAMRRGDVCVMGGVTPAQTTDAVSAALAEYVNADLLVYATSVPGVFSADPNETDDAKRFDQLSAGELVDVIADLDMNAGSSAPVDLLAAKIIERSGVRTVVLDGTDPSRIADAVRYGDHDGTDVVPKGAGDEPTYWADG; encoded by the coding sequence ATGAAAGTGGTCGTTTCTATCGGCGGAAGCGTGCTCGCGCCCGACCTCGGGGCCGAGCGGGTCAGCGAGCACGCCGCCGTCATCGAGTCGCTGGCCGACGACGGGTGTTCGGTCGGCGCGGTGGTCGGCGGTGGCGGTGTCGCCCGGGAGTACATCGGGACGGCGCGGGACCTGGGCGCAAACGAGATACAGCTAGACCAGATCGGCATCGACGTGACGCGGCTGAACGCGCGCCTGCTCATCGCGGCGCTGGGCGAGGACGCCGTGCCGGCCCCGGCCGAGGACTACGAGGAGGCCGGCGAGGCGATGCGCCGCGGCGACGTCTGCGTGATGGGCGGCGTGACGCCGGCCCAGACGACCGACGCCGTCAGCGCGGCGCTCGCCGAGTACGTCAACGCCGACCTGCTCGTGTACGCGACGAGCGTCCCCGGCGTGTTCAGCGCCGACCCGAACGAGACCGACGACGCGAAGCGGTTCGACCAACTGTCGGCCGGCGAACTCGTCGACGTGATCGCCGACCTCGACATGAACGCGGGCAGTTCCGCGCCGGTCGACCTGCTCGCCGCGAAGATCATCGAGCGCTCGGGCGTCCGGACGGTCGTCCTCGACGGCACCGACCCGTCCCGGATCGCCGACGCGGTCCGCTACGGCGACCACGACGGGACCGACGTGGTCCCGAAGGGCGCGGGCGACGAGCCGACGTACTGGGCGGACGGATGA
- a CDS encoding heme-binding protein has protein sequence MAQRDPPPTEEGWYVFHDLRTIDWDAWREATARERERAVEEGVDYLESVTGVDDDEGDSAVFSVVGHKADLMVVHLRPTLDDMNALERRFEGTAFAEFTERATSYVSVTEASGYTERARDYFDGEVDEDSSLAQYIQARLHPDLPDGGYVCFYPMSKRRDPEYNWYDLPFDERAEHMDRHGDIGRSYGGKVSQIISGSVGLDDWEWGITLFGDDLTDVKDLLYEMRFDPSSSKFAEFGQFYVGRQFPPADLEALLAGEPVPTDEDAGGDDAAGDSAVAAELDALGVDVDAPAGAHGLVLRSDADAEAVREEVDGLRGNFEHYDTHVLTEVREDDDGTAIVSVWETGSAADTARGFLEELPGVTGATAGPLGEGADDGDGDEATTAEEEAAGIRDELADHDIYAGKPHGEDVYALTLYSEADPEELQAEVDDLSDGFDRYDTHVKTAVYEAEGTNAAVASIWETESAADTASDFLADLPGIVRQAGDDGDDAFGTMGMFYTVKPEHREEFVEKFGTVGDVLAEMDGHRETHLYANREDENDMFIASRWDSKEDAMEFFRSDAFGDTVDWGRDVLADRPRHVFLA, from the coding sequence ATGGCACAACGGGACCCGCCGCCGACCGAAGAGGGCTGGTACGTGTTCCACGACCTCCGCACGATCGACTGGGACGCCTGGCGCGAGGCGACCGCCAGGGAGCGGGAACGCGCCGTCGAGGAGGGCGTCGACTACCTGGAGTCGGTCACGGGCGTCGACGACGACGAGGGCGACTCCGCCGTCTTCAGCGTCGTCGGCCACAAGGCCGACCTCATGGTCGTCCACCTGCGGCCGACGCTAGACGACATGAACGCCCTCGAACGGCGCTTCGAGGGGACCGCGTTCGCCGAGTTCACCGAGCGCGCGACCTCGTATGTCTCCGTGACGGAGGCGTCGGGCTACACCGAGCGGGCCCGGGACTACTTCGACGGCGAGGTCGACGAGGACTCCAGCCTCGCACAGTACATCCAAGCCCGGCTCCACCCCGACCTCCCCGACGGGGGCTACGTCTGCTTCTACCCGATGAGCAAGCGCCGCGACCCCGAGTACAACTGGTACGACCTCCCGTTCGACGAGCGCGCCGAACACATGGACCGCCACGGCGACATCGGCCGGAGCTACGGCGGCAAGGTGTCCCAGATCATCTCCGGCAGCGTCGGCCTCGACGACTGGGAGTGGGGCATCACGCTGTTCGGCGACGACCTCACCGACGTGAAGGACCTGCTGTACGAGATGCGATTCGACCCCTCGTCGTCGAAGTTCGCCGAGTTCGGTCAGTTCTACGTCGGCCGGCAGTTCCCGCCGGCTGACCTGGAGGCCCTGCTCGCCGGCGAGCCGGTGCCGACCGACGAGGACGCGGGGGGCGACGACGCCGCGGGCGACTCGGCCGTCGCCGCCGAACTCGACGCGCTCGGCGTGGACGTCGACGCGCCCGCGGGGGCACACGGCCTCGTCCTCCGCTCGGACGCCGACGCCGAGGCCGTCCGCGAGGAGGTCGACGGCCTCCGTGGCAACTTCGAGCACTACGACACCCACGTGCTGACCGAGGTCCGCGAGGACGACGACGGCACGGCCATCGTCTCCGTCTGGGAGACCGGGAGCGCCGCCGACACCGCCCGGGGCTTCCTCGAGGAGCTTCCGGGCGTGACCGGGGCGACGGCCGGGCCCCTCGGTGAGGGGGCCGACGACGGCGACGGCGACGAGGCGACCACGGCGGAGGAGGAAGCCGCGGGGATCCGCGACGAACTCGCGGACCACGACATCTACGCCGGCAAGCCCCACGGCGAGGACGTGTACGCGCTGACGCTGTACTCCGAGGCCGACCCCGAGGAGCTACAGGCCGAGGTCGACGACCTCTCTGACGGGTTCGACCGCTACGACACCCACGTCAAGACGGCCGTCTACGAGGCCGAGGGCACGAACGCGGCCGTCGCCTCCATCTGGGAGACCGAGAGCGCCGCCGACACCGCGAGCGACTTCCTCGCTGACCTGCCCGGCATCGTCCGGCAGGCCGGTGACGACGGCGACGACGCGTTCGGCACGATGGGGATGTTCTACACCGTCAAGCCGGAGCACCGCGAGGAGTTCGTCGAGAAGTTCGGGACGGTCGGCGACGTGCTCGCCGAGATGGACGGCCACCGCGA
- a CDS encoding site-2 protease family protein has product MAEIDDPDAGPPVDAFDAFFRVYEVRTDGDRLVYFGDPTVPADELMQRVWPRFRERGYEVQLARRTGEYVLVAEPVDVGIDGIPWTNVVLAVATVFSTLFTGAVWWYGFDLGADPLALFRAWPFSVAIMSVLGVHELGHYVMSRYHRVDASLPYFLPVPTLVGTMGAVIRMKGQMPDRKALFDIGVAGPLAGLVATVAVTTVGLYLPPVDIPAGAMPYDLGYPPLLVALAELTGQQLYFPAGQSVNPVVVGGWVGMFVTFLNLLPVGQLDGGHIVRAMAGNRQETIAALVPAGLFALAGYLHYVADAASNATFLWAFWGLFASAIAFAGPATPVRDESIDATRMAIGALTFVLGALCFTPVPIAYAG; this is encoded by the coding sequence ATGGCGGAGATCGACGACCCGGACGCCGGTCCCCCCGTCGATGCGTTCGACGCCTTCTTCCGGGTCTACGAGGTTCGCACCGACGGCGACCGGCTGGTCTACTTCGGCGACCCAACGGTGCCGGCCGACGAGTTGATGCAGCGGGTGTGGCCGCGGTTCCGCGAGCGCGGGTACGAGGTACAGTTGGCCCGGCGGACCGGCGAGTACGTGCTCGTCGCGGAGCCGGTCGACGTCGGCATCGACGGGATCCCGTGGACGAACGTCGTACTGGCGGTCGCGACGGTGTTCTCGACGCTGTTTACCGGCGCGGTGTGGTGGTACGGCTTCGACCTCGGCGCCGACCCGCTGGCGCTGTTTCGCGCGTGGCCGTTCAGCGTCGCCATCATGAGCGTGCTCGGGGTCCACGAACTCGGCCACTACGTCATGAGCCGGTATCACCGGGTCGACGCGTCGCTGCCGTACTTCCTGCCCGTCCCGACGCTCGTCGGGACGATGGGCGCGGTGATCCGGATGAAAGGGCAGATGCCGGACCGGAAGGCGCTGTTCGACATCGGCGTCGCCGGGCCGCTGGCGGGACTGGTGGCGACCGTCGCGGTCACCACCGTCGGGCTGTACTTGCCGCCCGTCGATATCCCCGCGGGCGCGATGCCGTACGACCTCGGGTACCCGCCGCTGCTCGTTGCGCTAGCGGAGCTGACGGGACAGCAACTGTACTTCCCGGCCGGCCAGTCGGTCAACCCCGTCGTCGTCGGCGGCTGGGTCGGGATGTTCGTCACGTTCCTGAACCTGCTGCCCGTGGGGCAACTGGACGGCGGCCACATCGTCCGGGCGATGGCCGGCAACCGGCAGGAGACCATCGCCGCGCTGGTGCCCGCGGGGCTGTTCGCGCTGGCCGGCTACCTGCACTACGTCGCCGACGCGGCGAGCAACGCCACCTTCCTGTGGGCCTTCTGGGGGCTGTTCGCCTCCGCCATCGCTTTCGCCGGCCCGGCGACGCCCGTCCGCGACGAGTCGATCGACGCAACGCGGATGGCGATCGGCGCGCTCACCTTCGTCCTCGGGGCGCTCTGTTTCACGCCGGTGCCGATCGCGTACGCCGGCTGA
- a CDS encoding DUF7123 family protein yields MSATTQPSSEEPSTESKEQRLKQFLSRKAKDGELYFKSKFIADEVDLSPKEIGALMVKLSESATDLEVEKWSYTSATTWRVEPA; encoded by the coding sequence ATGAGCGCTACCACACAGCCCTCCAGTGAGGAGCCCTCGACCGAGAGCAAGGAACAGCGTCTCAAGCAGTTCCTCAGCCGGAAGGCAAAGGACGGGGAACTGTACTTCAAGAGCAAGTTCATCGCGGACGAGGTCGACCTCTCGCCCAAGGAGATCGGCGCGCTGATGGTGAAGCTGAGCGAGTCCGCGACCGACCTCGAGGTCGAGAAGTGGTCGTACACGAGCGCGACGACCTGGCGCGTCGAGCCCGCCTGA